A genomic segment from Montipora foliosa isolate CH-2021 chromosome 9, ASM3666993v2, whole genome shotgun sequence encodes:
- the LOC137970622 gene encoding Krueppel-like factor 1, which yields MLMACTSFDNLFRGQDSVMYHNSYQGEGNPLTAGIYSLLIPTSEEEIQQTLHEMDSYLCSSSPATLPVETSPHVNLPQPKPQEMTIGKKDCRFPETGMTMGMCTVAQSASIPALNLRHQWPQVTIPATTPSSVHTTSNDDAAYGCNFSAHAQTVLPVSDHKELELHHAFLCDFPGCKKRYTKSSHLGTHKRIHTGEKPFLCPWENCGWCFRRSDELKRHYRRHTGEKPYVCPLCGRSFSRSDHRASHIKKIHPLM from the exons ATGCTTATGGCTTGTACAAGTTTCGATAACTTGTTTAGAGGACAAGACAGTGTCATGTACCATAACTCGTATCAGGGCGAAGGAAATCCGTTAACGGCCGGCATCTATTCACTGCTAATACCTACCAGTGAGGAAGAAATTCAACAG ACCCTTCATGAGATGGATAGCTATCTGTGTTCATCTTCTCCTGCAACGTTACCGGTGGAAACCTCGCCGCATGTCAATCTTCCCCAGCCTAAGCCTCAAGAAATGACCATAGGAAAGAAAGACTGCCGCTTTCCAGAGACAGGAATGACGATGGGAATGTGTACTGTTGCACAATCGGCGTCTATTCCAGCTCTAAATCTAAGACACCAGTGGCCACAGGTAACTATTCCTGCAACAACGCCGTCTTCTGTCCACACGACATCGAACGATGATGCAGCATACGGATGTAATTTCAGTGCACATGCACAAACCGTCCTACCTGTTTCCGATCACAAAGAACTGGAACTACATCATGCCTTTCTCTGTGATTTCCCTGGCTGTAAAAAGCGTTATACCAAAAGCTCTCATCTCGGAACTCACAAGCGGATTCATACGGGTGAAAAGCCTTTCCTGTGTCCTTGGGAAAATTGTGGGTGGTGTTTCCGACGATCAGATGAACTCAAGCGCCACTATCGAagacatactggagaaaagccgtACGTATGTCCTCTTTGTGGAAGATCTTTTAGTCGTTCAGATCACCGAGCTTCgcatataaaaaaaatacatccaTTAATGTAG